A window of Zalophus californianus isolate mZalCal1 chromosome 17, mZalCal1.pri.v2, whole genome shotgun sequence genomic DNA:
taaatctatTCATATAATagttatgtttatatatgtaaatgtacatgtaatgagacagaaggagagagaaagagacctaaaaagacaacaaacttccagttacaaggtAAGTACCAGGGATGTAACgcacaacatggtgactatatcACACCGCTTTGTGATATCTAGGAAGGTTGTCAAGACAGTACACCCTAAGAGCTCTCATCACAAGgaacaaaaatttttcttttctgtttctttgctttgctttctcttctcattGAATCTACAGGGGATGTTGGGAGCTAACTAAACTGACTATCGTAATCACTCTACACATATGGAAGCCCAACATCATGCTATACACCTGAAAATTCTACACTGATGTATGGATGCTGACTGTATCTCAACAAAACTGGGGAGAGAAAAGACAGCTTCAGAAATGGGTTTGTCTGCTAGCCCTTTCTTTGTGTCCAAGTTGCTATGTATCACTGTTCCtagctctgtctctttctccctcttgacTGGTCTCTTCAGGTCCCTCAATGCACtggagtaaatttttttttttaaagattttatttatttatttgacagagagagacacagcgagagaggggacacaagcagggggagtgggagagggagaagcaggcttcccactgagcagggagcccgatgcggaactcgatcccaggaccctgggaccatgacctgaaccgaaggcagacacctaatgactgagccacccaggcgccccgcactgGAGTAAATTTTGACATAAATAGGAGAGAGCCAGTGGTTGATGGGGaaacaaaaaaagcccaagtTAAAGGAGGCATTTGGGAATGGGGATGGAGCCCTGTCTCTCCCTGGCTGTGGTCCACCCACCTCCAGAGCTTGGTCATCTCCAAACAGGACGGTCCCCTGTTTGAGGAAGGACAGTCCCCTCACACCATCTGCCTTCTTACTGCGTCTCTCTGTTCTTGATCTCTCTATCTCCATCTTTGTCTCTGCATTTCCTGTCTCTGCTGGCTGTCTTTATATCTCTGCCTGTTCCTCACTGTGTCACTGAGTGTCCAACTGAGACTCCCTCCCCGGGATCCTCTCCCAGCATGTCTCTGTAAAGCTCTATTTCGGCctgtgtgtttcctctcttgctgtctcggTCTTTGGCGATGTAACCGGAAGGTCCTGGTGGCCTCACCTGGCAGGAATCCTTCCCGTACTTCTCATCCCCGGCACACACCATGTTCTGGGTGATCTGACTGGGGTAGGCACGCTCACACTCCTCGCGGGACACCAGGTGGACGTATGCACACTGGATGGTGTTAGGGAAACCACCTGCAGAGAGAAATGAGCCGGGCTCGCTTCACAACCCGTCTTTCCCACGTTCCCCCCCCAGCAATCTTCCAACCTCTTTAAGTCCTCTTGGTCCTTATTTCCTACTGGTTTCCTTCGTCCTATTTGTCTTTCATTCATAAAAACCCATTTCCATTGGCCCTGACTCCTGATTGGTCCCTCTTTACATCGTTCTTTCCTCCCATTGGCCTGTCTTCCTCATTTAATTGCCCCTTCTCCACTAGCCCTCATTTCTTATtggttttccctttctcttagGTCCTGCCTCGACTTGTCGCTGTCACTGGTCCCACCTTCTTCAATAGTTCCAGCTCACCTCTAGACTCTCTTCTATCAGTCCCTCCTCCACCTTTTCATCCTTCATTGGACCCTTCTTTCCTGTTGGATCATCCTGATTGGCCAACATTGGTCCTTTCCTAACTGGTCCCATTCCCCCCCCTCATTGGTTCTCCCTTCTTATTGGCTCTTAATCCAGAGGTCTACCCCTCATTGGTTCTTTCCTAaatgaaccccccccccccaccatagGTTCTCCCTTCCTATTGGCCCTTCATCCAATGGTCCATCTTCCTTTTTTGGCCCTTCACTCACTGGCCCAACTACCTTCCACGGTTCCTGCTGACCTACTGGACTTGTTTCTACCCCATTCCTTCCTCCAGTGACTCCTCTTGACCTCTGACCCTTCCTCAGTTGGTTCCTCCCTATTATCACTCTCCACCCCATTTACACTCTCAATTCATATCTTTCTGGGGGCTGCCCTGCTTTATTGATCTCTCTTCTTCCATTAGTCCCTCTTCCATTATCTCTTCTTGATCATCTGTGCATCCTGATTGGTCCCTTTCCATCATTGGCCTCCTTCTTGATTAGAAGGTCCCTCTTCTTTGATCCTTTATCTTATGGCCTATCTCTCCATACCATTCACCCACGGGTCTCCTTTCTCCACTGGGCTGTTCACTCGTTCCTTCAACTCCCATATTTGCCaaccctccccactgccccattGGCCCTCACCATTAGCCCAGCTCCTCCATAGCCTGTCACCCATTGGCTTGCTTCCCCATCACCCTCCCCCTACTGACCATCTGCTGTCTTGCCCCAGCCTAGGATGTGGCAGCTGGTGTGGTTGGCCCAACAGTCTTCctccagggagaggggctggatgCGTTCAGAGAATTTGGCTGGTCGAGCCAGGTGCAACAGCATGATGTCCTGGTCATGAGTGGCAGCATTGTAGCCAGGGTGGGCCACAGCCCGGATAACAGAGCTCTGCTCCTGGAAACTCTCCCTTTGCTGAAGGTTGTGCTTCCCTAGGTAAACCTGAAGATTCCTGGGAAAGAGGAGGGCTGGGTCTTACCTGGAGCCCTTGGGCTGCAGCTGAGACTCCAGAAAGGGCTGTAGTGGAAGATGGGGGTGGCTTTGTGTACCATGAACCGTCTGGCCTGTTCCCCTCACAATCTTCCCAGCTCCGAAAAGGAAAACTTCATCCTTCCAGAATAACCTTCGAGATTTTTCTTGACTCTCTTTGTTTCATGCCTCATATCCAAGCTGCCCAGAAGTCCCTTTGGCTCTCCAAAGTATATCCAAGATGTGACCACTTCTCACCTCCCCCACTGCTACCATTTTGGTCTGGAGCCATCATCTCTTACTGGGACTATGGCAGTAGGCACCCCACTGGACTTCTTGCTTCTGTGTTTGCTCCTCCACAGTCCATCCTCCACAAAACAACCAGAGAAATTTTAACAACATAAAATATCCCACCTCCtcctgtccctcctctgctcagaaccctcccATGACTCCCATCTCACTTAGAGTAAAGGCTGAAGTTTTCACCCTGACCCACAAGGTCCTGCACATCCTGCCCCATCACctctcaaatatcacctcctcccactccctctctcatTCTGCTCCAGGCACCCTGGCTTCCCTGCCTTTCTTTGAATACAGCAGTCATCCtctcaccccagggcctttgcactggctgttccctctgccagcaACTCTTTTCCCCACACATCTGCATggctttctctctcaccctcttcaGATGTCACCTTCTCCACGAGGCCTTCCCTGATGATCCAATTAAAGTGCAAATATCTACCCTAACAGGCAAGTCCTTTCTCCCTGCCTTCTTTGTCATCCAAGAATCTACCATCACCATCTGATATACTATCGAtgcattgttaaatatttacttattttattgtcTCTCCTCCTACcatagcagcactgtccaatagaacttccTCAGTCATGCAGCTGCTTGATATGGTGGCCACTAGACACAGGCTGCTACTGAGCACTTGATGTGTAGCTCCTGGGTTTGTCATCTCATTgcatttttcttaatgtaaatttaattagccaattTTGGCTACTGCATTAGGTAGCACAGCTCTAGAATATCAAgatgggatttttgttttgttcagatacagtatcctcagtgcctagaccTGCATCTATCATATATGATAgacatccaacaaatatttgtgaaatggatCAAAGAGTCACTCCCTTGCTCAGAATTCtcccatggctccccattgcccttGGAATAAAACTCATTCCACCATCCTCTGCCCCGCTGTGAACTGATAACTTTCTTAAAACACTCCAGACTGTTTCAACCTCAGGGACTTTGTCTTTGCATTTCTTCTGCTCTGAACGTTCATCCCCCTTCTTCATTTGTCTacgttttctcatttttcatgcCTCAGCTTGGACTTCATCTCATCAGAAGGCCCTTCTTGACACCCTCCTCCATCTAAAGTAGGTacctctgttcttttctctcaggGAGCCAtccctgttcttttccttcacgGGACTTAGGGTAATTTGTAATATGATTTTTCGAGGACTTGTTTGTTAAATAACTGTCGTTCCGTGCCTTCCTTCTCCTGTGTTCCTAAGGACAGAGACTCTGTGTATCTCTCTCATCCACTGCTGAATCCCCACTGCCCAGCTCAAATCTGGCACTTAGCAGATGTCTTGATCAGTGTgcaccaaatgaatgaatgagaatggTGGGAGGAATGCCAAATCTCCCTAAGCGTAGGGGAGACCAACCTGGGGTCCTTGAGTCCATAACCTTGCATGATtagacccctccccccacaggagGAAGTGGCACGTGTTGGTTTTCAGACACTTGAGTTGCCACTTAactacttctctgagcctcagtatcctcatctgcaaaatggggccaGGAGTCCCTTATTGTGGAGATTCCAGGAAATGTATATAAGCTGCTTAACTCAGCACCTGGCTGGTAGCACTGAACAAAATGGCAACTGTTAACCTAACTAGTGATCATTAGGGCCCTGAGGATTAGTCCTGGTCCCTCTGTGCTTTTCTGCCTATGCCCGCTTTTTGGATGATCTCATCCCATCCTGTGTTTAAATGCCCCTTATTTGTGGATGACCCCTTAATGTTTACCTCCAGGTCTGACCTCTCCTCTGAGCACCAGCAGCCCACCCTCATGCTTCTTGGACATCTCCCTGGTATCTCAGGCTCACCTTGGCTAGAGCAAAATGTCTGACACTCCTCTGCCCATATCCAAACTGGTTCTATTTCCCTCTCCCAGAGCTTAGAGAGACTCAACAGAACATCCACTTGTTTGAGTCAATACCTGGAGGTCAGCCCTGCTTCTTCCATCCCACATCACCAAGTCCTGCTGGTCTCAAAATACCTCCCAAGGTTTTCAACCATCCTCCATCCCCTGGTCCAAGCCATCATCCTAGGTCATTCTACATGCATCCCTTCATCTCCCCTTGCTCAGCCCACTTTCCACATGGTGGCCaggatgcttttaaaaatgtaaatcaggggcgcctgcgtggctcagttggttaagcgtctcccttcagcacaggtcatgatcccagggtcctgggatcgagtcccacatcaggcttcctgctcagctgggggcttgcttctctctctgcctgccattctccctgcttgtgctctgtctctctctgtctctgacaaataaataaataaattaattaattaattttaaaaatcttttttaaaaatgtaaatcagatcctGCTGCTTCCCTGACTGAAATTTTCCAGTGGTTTCCCAcctcacttagaataaaatccatcATTCCATCACTGCCTACAGGGCCCTGCAGCGTCTGATTCCCCACTTAGAAGGTCAGTCCATAAAAGCAgcagttttgcttattttcttcactgctgtatccccagggcTCCAAAAAAGTGCCTGACAGATATTTAATGCTCAGTGAAGTACTGGCCAGATGAACCTGGTTATCAGATGCCTTGTGCTAGGACGGGGAGATGTGTGTGTCCTTTCGCGCCTGAAATCTGTAAGACACCCCCGGGGTCTCATCGCAACCACGCCTCACTCATGGCGTGGAGACTCACGGTTTTTTGCAGTGGGCAGCAGTGAGGACCCACAGTGGATGAATGAGGACCCCTCCGCAGAGCAAGTGGCCTGACGTGTAGAGGGCAGCTTGGTAGGGGTGAGCTGTCTGCTCACAGGGTCCACCGTGCAACACCTTATTCTGTTCCTCCGCCCAGGCTGAGAGAGGAAGGGTCTGAGTCAGGGAGGAGGTCTGGAGACACCAGGCGAATCCCCCAGTGTGAACCCTAATGCCCCATTCCAGTGCTCCAGGTcatctgcaccccacccccatcctcagaTTCTTCCCCCGCTTTCagaccacctcccacccccttcccgtCTGCACCCCACTTCCTCCTCACTCCAAGCCCACCCCACCTCCATACCTGTGTGAATCCCCATCCCCAATTCCAAACCTTCCCATCAGCAgccccctacccgcccccccaaccaccccatcccatcccttTTTCCACCTGCAGCCTTCAGGATCAGTGCCACAATCAGCGTCTTCATGCCCATTCCTGAGAAGGGAAATCAGATGCTCCTCAGGCACCATCTCAGACCCCCTCAAGGCCCCTCCttcatcctccccctccccagcctgcacGCCTTCCTGACCCTTGACCTCCATCCTTCCCCTGGCCTCTTGTCACTCTAACCATGTCTTCCCTTCTGGGGTCCCATGAAAGCAGGTTGAGTAAGAACCCAGAACCACACGTGGTGGTCTGTGGCTCACATTACGCGTCTCTTACTTCCCTGGGCTCTAGCGTGCCTGCCTGCCAA
This region includes:
- the KLK6 gene encoding kallikrein-6 translates to MGMKTLIVALILKAAAWAEEQNKVLHGGPCEQTAHPYQAALYTSGHLLCGGVLIHPLWVLTAAHCKKPNLQVYLGKHNLQQRESFQEQSSVIRAVAHPGYNAATHDQDIMLLHLARPAKFSERIQPLSLEEDCWANHTSCHILGWGKTADGGFPNTIQCAYVHLVSREECERAYPSQITQNMVCAGDEKYGKDSCQGDSGGPLVCGDRLRGLVSWGNVPCGSKEKPGVYTDVCRYSRWIRKTIQAN